The proteins below come from a single Necator americanus strain Aroian chromosome V, whole genome shotgun sequence genomic window:
- a CDS encoding hypothetical protein (NECATOR_CHRV.G18163.T1) produces the protein MRDRGPLGVWMVDRAGGVSQIRIDTNHDHRRRPPQPSPSSQPSPPLSCLIRAAASVLSKDSYASDTRVSGYEGDAYE, from the exons ATGAGAGATAGAGGTCCGCTAGGAGTGTGGATGGTCGATAGAGCAG GCGGCGTATCCCAAATCCGAATCGACACTAACCACGACCATCGTCGTCGCCCACCCCAACCATCGCCATCGTCGCAGCCGTCGCCGCCGCTATCGTGTCTCATTCGTGCGGCCGCGAGTGTCCTCTCAAAGGACTCTTATGCCAGCGACACGAGAGTGTCGGGTTATGAGGGAGATGCGTATGAATGA
- a CDS encoding hypothetical protein (NECATOR_CHRV.G18164.T3) — MLPSSLAVSSSSATLDATSLYQPSTVGQTGLQGMSAQDYAASVQPSYSTNANAYNAYQWPTAINSINTLNTLGTYNPYNNYTATTTPMNTAYSGFRVSGGISPIGGNRSASGGSTGTTLSGTSASTASPSRGSSCGGGDQQLTSSELARIRRTGNYGCAKPPYSYISLITMAIQHSANHKMTLSEIYNWIMDLFPYYRQNQQRSGRGWQNSIRHSLSFNDCFVKIARTPDKPGKGSFWTLHELCGNMFENGCYLRRQKRFKVKERDPPRKKRNNNQNSQNHQNQVNNNAAIKEELEDTYKSEEAKMDLNQTISSVSQEIKDQLGQQQQQQQQQQQQQQPLQPISLSTPSSLSQPTSVISTVGTTPLGSQTTTVNPYYQLYSTDFSAAGGLPGLTVPSAFSINKLMDSTNGFDYNYYQTSANDYGGYSHTLYSSTNPSTASNL, encoded by the exons ATGCTTCCGAGCAGTCTGGCCGTTTCGTCCAGCTCGGCGACGCTCGACGCCACCAGCCTCTACCAGCCGTCGACAGTTGGTCAGACAGGTCTTCAG GGAATGTCCGCTCAGGACTACGCGGCCTCCGTTCAGCCGTCGTATTCGACAAATGCGAATGCCTACAATGCCTACCAATGGCCAACTGCTATAAATAGCATAAATACACTAAACACACTTGGAACCTACAATCCTTATAATAATTACACGGCTACAACGACACCGATGAATACTGCTTACTCGGGTTTCCGAGTAAGTGGTGGAATATCGCCTATTG GTGGAAATCGAAGCGCCTCAGGTGGCAGTACCGGAACGACCCTCTCTGGCACTTCAGCGTCAACAGCATCTCCGTCGCGTGGCTCCTcatgtggtggtggtgatcAACAACTAACAAGTTCCGAACTG gcTCGAATTCGTCGTACGGGAAACTATGGATGTGCAAAGCCACCCTATTCGTATATTTCCCTCATTACGATGGCTATTCAACATTCGGCCAATCATAAGATGACGTTGTCGGAAATCTATAATTGGATTATGGATTTGTTCCCGTACTATAGGCAGAACCAGCAAAGGTCAGGAAGAGG GTGGCAAAACTCGATCCGGCACTCGCTTTCCTTCAACGATTGCTTTGTGAAAATTGCTAG GACTCCGGATAAGCCAGGAAAAGGATCATTCTGGACATTGCATGAGCTGTGTGGGAACATGTTCGAAAACGGTTGCTATCTTCGACGACAGAAACGTTTCAAGGTCAAGGAACGAGATCCACCCCGAAAAAAG cgCAACAACAACCAAAACAGCCAGAATCATCAAAATCAAGTGAACAACAATGCAGCGATCAAGGAAGAATTAGAAGATACGTATAAGAGCGAGGAGGCAAAAATGGATCTCAATCAGACGATCTCAAGCGTTTCCCAAGAGATCAAAGATCAACTCGGTcaacagcagcaacaacaacaacagcagcaacaacaacaacaaccgcTGCAACCGATCTCCTTATCGACACCGTCATCCCTCAGTCAACCGACCTCAGTGATTTCCACTGTTGGCACGACACCACTCGGATCCCAGACTACTACG gttaaTCCCTATTATCAACTGTACAGCACGGATTTCTCTGCTGCCGGAGGTCTTCCAGGACTTACCGTACCGTCAGCGTTCTCCATTAATAAGTTAATGGATAGCACGAACGGCTTCGATTATAACTACTACCAAACCTCTGCCAATGACTACGGTGGATATTCACATACTCTTTACAG TTCAACAAATCCGAGCACGGCGTCAAATCTGTAA
- a CDS encoding hypothetical protein (NECATOR_CHRV.G18164.T4), with the protein MLPSSLAVSSSSATLDATSLYQPSTVGQTGLQIQGMSAQDYAASVQPSYSTNANAYNAYQWPTAINSINTLNTLGTYNPYNNYTATTTPMNTAYSGFRVSGGISPIGGNRSASGGSTGTTLSGTSASTASPSRGSSCGGGDQQLTSSELARIRRTGNYGCAKPPYSYISLITMAIQHSANHKMTLSEIYNWIMDLFPYYRQNQQRWQNSIRHSLSFNDCFVKIARTPDKPGKGSFWTLHELCGNMFENGCYLRRQKRFKVKERDPPRKKRNNNQNSQNHQNQVNNNAAIKEELEDTYKSEEAKMDLNQTISSVSQEIKDQLGQQQQQQQQQQQQQQPLQPISLSTPSSLSQPTSVISTVGTTPLGSQTTTVNPYYQLYSTDFSAAGGLPGLTVPSAFSINKLMDSTNGFDYNYYQTSANDYGGYSHTLYSSTNPSTASNL; encoded by the exons ATGCTTCCGAGCAGTCTGGCCGTTTCGTCCAGCTCGGCGACGCTCGACGCCACCAGCCTCTACCAGCCGTCGACAGTTGGTCAGACAGGTCTTCAG ATTCAGGGAATGTCCGCTCAGGACTACGCGGCCTCCGTTCAGCCGTCGTATTCGACAAATGCGAATGCCTACAATGCCTACCAATGGCCAACTGCTATAAATAGCATAAATACACTAAACACACTTGGAACCTACAATCCTTATAATAATTACACGGCTACAACGACACCGATGAATACTGCTTACTCGGGTTTCCGAGTAAGTGGTGGAATATCGCCTATTG GTGGAAATCGAAGCGCCTCAGGTGGCAGTACCGGAACGACCCTCTCTGGCACTTCAGCGTCAACAGCATCTCCGTCGCGTGGCTCCTcatgtggtggtggtgatcAACAACTAACAAGTTCCGAACTG gcTCGAATTCGTCGTACGGGAAACTATGGATGTGCAAAGCCACCCTATTCGTATATTTCCCTCATTACGATGGCTATTCAACATTCGGCCAATCATAAGATGACGTTGTCGGAAATCTATAATTGGATTATGGATTTGTTCCCGTACTATAGGCAGAACCAGCAAAG GTGGCAAAACTCGATCCGGCACTCGCTTTCCTTCAACGATTGCTTTGTGAAAATTGCTAG GACTCCGGATAAGCCAGGAAAAGGATCATTCTGGACATTGCATGAGCTGTGTGGGAACATGTTCGAAAACGGTTGCTATCTTCGACGACAGAAACGTTTCAAGGTCAAGGAACGAGATCCACCCCGAAAAAAG cgCAACAACAACCAAAACAGCCAGAATCATCAAAATCAAGTGAACAACAATGCAGCGATCAAGGAAGAATTAGAAGATACGTATAAGAGCGAGGAGGCAAAAATGGATCTCAATCAGACGATCTCAAGCGTTTCCCAAGAGATCAAAGATCAACTCGGTcaacagcagcaacaacaacaacagcagcaacaacaacaacaaccgcTGCAACCGATCTCCTTATCGACACCGTCATCCCTCAGTCAACCGACCTCAGTGATTTCCACTGTTGGCACGACACCACTCGGATCCCAGACTACTACG gttaaTCCCTATTATCAACTGTACAGCACGGATTTCTCTGCTGCCGGAGGTCTTCCAGGACTTACCGTACCGTCAGCGTTCTCCATTAATAAGTTAATGGATAGCACGAACGGCTTCGATTATAACTACTACCAAACCTCTGCCAATGACTACGGTGGATATTCACATACTCTTTACAG TTCAACAAATCCGAGCACGGCGTCAAATCTGTAA
- a CDS encoding hypothetical protein (NECATOR_CHRV.G18164.T1) yields the protein MLPSSLAVSSSSATLDATSLYQPSTVGQTGLQIQGMSAQDYAASVQPSYSTNANAYNAYQWPTAINSINTLNTLGTYNPYNNYTATTTPMNTAYSGFRVSGGISPIGGNRSASGGSTGTTLSGTSASTASPSRGSSCGGGDQQLTSSELARIRRTGNYGCAKPPYSYISLITMAIQHSANHKMTLSEIYNWIMDLFPYYRQNQQRSGRGWQNSIRHSLSFNDCFVKIARTPDKPGKGSFWTLHELCGNMFENGCYLRRQKRFKVKERDPPRKKRNNNQNSQNHQNQVNNNAAIKEELEDTYKSEEAKMDLNQTISSVSQEIKDQLGQQQQQQQQQQQQQQPLQPISLSTPSSLSQPTSVISTVGTTPLGSQTTTVNPYYQLYSTDFSAAGGLPGLTVPSAFSINKLMDSTNGFDYNYYQTSANDYGGYSHTLYSSTNPSTASNL from the exons ATGCTTCCGAGCAGTCTGGCCGTTTCGTCCAGCTCGGCGACGCTCGACGCCACCAGCCTCTACCAGCCGTCGACAGTTGGTCAGACAGGTCTTCAG ATTCAGGGAATGTCCGCTCAGGACTACGCGGCCTCCGTTCAGCCGTCGTATTCGACAAATGCGAATGCCTACAATGCCTACCAATGGCCAACTGCTATAAATAGCATAAATACACTAAACACACTTGGAACCTACAATCCTTATAATAATTACACGGCTACAACGACACCGATGAATACTGCTTACTCGGGTTTCCGAGTAAGTGGTGGAATATCGCCTATTG GTGGAAATCGAAGCGCCTCAGGTGGCAGTACCGGAACGACCCTCTCTGGCACTTCAGCGTCAACAGCATCTCCGTCGCGTGGCTCCTcatgtggtggtggtgatcAACAACTAACAAGTTCCGAACTG gcTCGAATTCGTCGTACGGGAAACTATGGATGTGCAAAGCCACCCTATTCGTATATTTCCCTCATTACGATGGCTATTCAACATTCGGCCAATCATAAGATGACGTTGTCGGAAATCTATAATTGGATTATGGATTTGTTCCCGTACTATAGGCAGAACCAGCAAAGGTCAGGAAGAGG GTGGCAAAACTCGATCCGGCACTCGCTTTCCTTCAACGATTGCTTTGTGAAAATTGCTAG GACTCCGGATAAGCCAGGAAAAGGATCATTCTGGACATTGCATGAGCTGTGTGGGAACATGTTCGAAAACGGTTGCTATCTTCGACGACAGAAACGTTTCAAGGTCAAGGAACGAGATCCACCCCGAAAAAAG cgCAACAACAACCAAAACAGCCAGAATCATCAAAATCAAGTGAACAACAATGCAGCGATCAAGGAAGAATTAGAAGATACGTATAAGAGCGAGGAGGCAAAAATGGATCTCAATCAGACGATCTCAAGCGTTTCCCAAGAGATCAAAGATCAACTCGGTcaacagcagcaacaacaacaacagcagcaacaacaacaacaaccgcTGCAACCGATCTCCTTATCGACACCGTCATCCCTCAGTCAACCGACCTCAGTGATTTCCACTGTTGGCACGACACCACTCGGATCCCAGACTACTACG gttaaTCCCTATTATCAACTGTACAGCACGGATTTCTCTGCTGCCGGAGGTCTTCCAGGACTTACCGTACCGTCAGCGTTCTCCATTAATAAGTTAATGGATAGCACGAACGGCTTCGATTATAACTACTACCAAACCTCTGCCAATGACTACGGTGGATATTCACATACTCTTTACAG TTCAACAAATCCGAGCACGGCGTCAAATCTGTAA
- a CDS encoding hypothetical protein (NECATOR_CHRV.G18164.T2), whose product MLPSSLAVSSSSATLDATSLYQPSTVGQTGLQIQGMSAQDYAASVQPSYSTNANAYNAYQWPTAINSINTLNTLGTYNPYNNYTATTTPMNTAYSGFRVSGGISPIGGSTGTTLSGTSASTASPSRGSSCGGGDQQLTSSELARIRRTGNYGCAKPPYSYISLITMAIQHSANHKMTLSEIYNWIMDLFPYYRQNQQRSGRGWQNSIRHSLSFNDCFVKIARTPDKPGKGSFWTLHELCGNMFENGCYLRRQKRFKVKERDPPRKKRNNNQNSQNHQNQVNNNAAIKEELEDTYKSEEAKMDLNQTISSVSQEIKDQLGQQQQQQQQQQQQQQPLQPISLSTPSSLSQPTSVISTVGTTPLGSQTTTVNPYYQLYSTDFSAAGGLPGLTVPSAFSINKLMDSTNGFDYNYYQTSANDYGGYSHTLYSSTNPSTASNL is encoded by the exons ATGCTTCCGAGCAGTCTGGCCGTTTCGTCCAGCTCGGCGACGCTCGACGCCACCAGCCTCTACCAGCCGTCGACAGTTGGTCAGACAGGTCTTCAG ATTCAGGGAATGTCCGCTCAGGACTACGCGGCCTCCGTTCAGCCGTCGTATTCGACAAATGCGAATGCCTACAATGCCTACCAATGGCCAACTGCTATAAATAGCATAAATACACTAAACACACTTGGAACCTACAATCCTTATAATAATTACACGGCTACAACGACACCGATGAATACTGCTTACTCGGGTTTCCGAGTAAGTGGTGGAATATCGCCTATTG GTGGCAGTACCGGAACGACCCTCTCTGGCACTTCAGCGTCAACAGCATCTCCGTCGCGTGGCTCCTcatgtggtggtggtgatcAACAACTAACAAGTTCCGAACTG gcTCGAATTCGTCGTACGGGAAACTATGGATGTGCAAAGCCACCCTATTCGTATATTTCCCTCATTACGATGGCTATTCAACATTCGGCCAATCATAAGATGACGTTGTCGGAAATCTATAATTGGATTATGGATTTGTTCCCGTACTATAGGCAGAACCAGCAAAGGTCAGGAAGAGG GTGGCAAAACTCGATCCGGCACTCGCTTTCCTTCAACGATTGCTTTGTGAAAATTGCTAG GACTCCGGATAAGCCAGGAAAAGGATCATTCTGGACATTGCATGAGCTGTGTGGGAACATGTTCGAAAACGGTTGCTATCTTCGACGACAGAAACGTTTCAAGGTCAAGGAACGAGATCCACCCCGAAAAAAG cgCAACAACAACCAAAACAGCCAGAATCATCAAAATCAAGTGAACAACAATGCAGCGATCAAGGAAGAATTAGAAGATACGTATAAGAGCGAGGAGGCAAAAATGGATCTCAATCAGACGATCTCAAGCGTTTCCCAAGAGATCAAAGATCAACTCGGTcaacagcagcaacaacaacaacagcagcaacaacaacaacaaccgcTGCAACCGATCTCCTTATCGACACCGTCATCCCTCAGTCAACCGACCTCAGTGATTTCCACTGTTGGCACGACACCACTCGGATCCCAGACTACTACG gttaaTCCCTATTATCAACTGTACAGCACGGATTTCTCTGCTGCCGGAGGTCTTCCAGGACTTACCGTACCGTCAGCGTTCTCCATTAATAAGTTAATGGATAGCACGAACGGCTTCGATTATAACTACTACCAAACCTCTGCCAATGACTACGGTGGATATTCACATACTCTTTACAG TTCAACAAATCCGAGCACGGCGTCAAATCTGTAA
- a CDS encoding hypothetical protein (NECATOR_CHRV.G18165.T1): protein MTELGLFRAQQIKAEDEQHVGDVRRRHVDGVNAHHERKLQHRLINNKNGACRTSMGLAARRPRCRRPSDMLYRFMARKLPGIGVMVPVACVITNASPAHSSSPHPVDSGDIDVAWNGH from the exons ATGACCGAACTCGGACTTTTTCGAGCTCAGCAAATAAAGGCAGAGGACGAGCAGCACGTTGGCGACGTCCGGCGAAGACATGTGGATGGCGTCAAC gCCCACCACGAAAGAAAATTGCAGCACAGACTtatcaataacaaaaatggCGCCTGCCGCACATCTATGGGACTAGCTGCTCGTCGTCCACGTTGTCGTCGTCCGTCCGACATGTTGTATCGTTTCATGGCTCGTAAACTGCCTGGAATAGGTGTGATGGTGCCGGTGGCATGCGTCATCACCAACGCGTCACCTGCACATAGCTCTTCTCCTCATCCCGTTGATAGTGGTGACATTGACGTAGCGTGGAATGGtcactga
- a CDS encoding hypothetical protein (NECATOR_CHRV.G18166.T1) yields the protein MFHRTLFFELLALAVSFSETNLKKAPECSKLEGFVMVGVDKYALNDSSIRDQLYTGILHYATQSPDIKYDCGIELVGRLVLDDPAKDFRFLMSNGRFPLISETDGNSTVEEATQAALKLWEKHIPNLGLREAVGCNYVFEDDRHKYICIFV from the exons ATGTTCCATCGAACACTATTTTTC GAACTTCTCGCTCTGGCAGTCTCTTTTTCGGAGACCAATTTGAAGAAAGCCCCCGAATGCTCCAAGCTGGAAGGGTTCGTTATGGTTGGAGTGGACAAATACGCCTTGAATGATAGTAGCATAAGAGATCAACTTTATACTGGAATCTTGCACTACGCAACTCAATCACCCGATATC AAATACGACTGCGGTATCGAATTAGTTGGAAGATTGGTACTGGATGACCCAGCGAAGGACTTCCGTTTTCTCATGTCTAATGGCAGATTCCCCTTAATTTCTGAAAC TGACGGCAACTCCACTGTCGAGGAGGCTACTCAAGCAGCTTTAAAATTATGGGAGAAACATATTCCAAAT TTGGGCCTTAGAGAAGCGGTCGGGTGCAACTACGTTTTTGAAGACGACAGGCACAAATATATCTGCATCTTtgtgtga
- a CDS encoding hypothetical protein (NECATOR_CHRV.G18166.T2): MVGVDKYALNDSSIRDQLYTGILHYATQSPDIKYDCGIELVGRLVLDDPAKDFRFLMSNGRFPLISETDGNSTVEEATQAALKLWEKHIPNLGLREAVGCNYVFEDDRHKYICIFV; encoded by the exons ATGGTTGGAGTGGACAAATACGCCTTGAATGATAGTAGCATAAGAGATCAACTTTATACTGGAATCTTGCACTACGCAACTCAATCACCCGATATC AAATACGACTGCGGTATCGAATTAGTTGGAAGATTGGTACTGGATGACCCAGCGAAGGACTTCCGTTTTCTCATGTCTAATGGCAGATTCCCCTTAATTTCTGAAAC TGACGGCAACTCCACTGTCGAGGAGGCTACTCAAGCAGCTTTAAAATTATGGGAGAAACATATTCCAAAT TTGGGCCTTAGAGAAGCGGTCGGGTGCAACTACGTTTTTGAAGACGACAGGCACAAATATATCTGCATCTTtgtgtga
- a CDS encoding hypothetical protein (NECATOR_CHRV.G18167.T1): MRKLKWDDMGVKIDGRQLHHLRFADDIVLITPSISQAQRMLTEFDETCGCIGLQLNLQKTMFMRNGWVSDAPFTPSRTNISECTSYVYLGRELNMMNDLTSELGRRRRAAWGAKKERKRRIHWVTLARDRDK; this comes from the coding sequence atgcgaaaattgaaatgggacgacatgggagtgaagatagatggtcggcagctacaccatttacgctttgctgatgacatcgtactgataacacctagcatcagccaagcgcaacgaatgctgaccgaattcgacgaaacatgtggatgcatcggtcttcagctgaatctacaaaagacgatgttcatgcggaacggatgggtctcagatgccccattcacgcccagcagaacgaacatatccgaatgcaccagctacgtttatctgggtcgggaactgaacatgatgaacgacttgacctccgagctgggcaggaggagacgagcggcttggggagcgaagaaggaaagaaaaaggaggatCCACTGGGTGACTTTGGCACgtgatcgggacaaatga
- a CDS encoding hypothetical protein (NECATOR_CHRV.G18168.T1) has translation MARPSARYLSECKVPTQWKPSKTVLLYKKGDPHDIGTIVQSAYCPSSTSSLQDTIDYIHTVSKLIEVSREYKMPPRVTFIDLKKASDSVEMEVGRGSL, from the exons ATGGCGAGGCCCTCTGCACgctacctgtcggaatgcaaggttcctacaCAGTGGAAgcccagcaagaccgtgttgttgtataaaaaaggagatccacatgacatcggtactatcgtccaatctgcttactgtccgtcatctacaagctctttacaaga cacgattgactacatccacactgtttcgaaactcatcgaggtatcacgagagtacaaaatGCCGCCCCGcgtcaccttcatcgacttgaagaaggcctccgactcagttgagatggaagtcggtcgtggaagcctttga
- a CDS encoding hypothetical protein (NECATOR_CHRV.G18169.T1), with product MTETRRRHPLHAVYETGEEMLLGTCDSRCVGGVGVLVNTRTAKNIDSFEQLTTRIGRLRMRRCGPTPALTIFVAYAPTSSYEEEEVEAFYMDLEKFYREDHAIYKVIIGERLSEFIMTTKTIHGNSQFQKPSSLHWTWESPSGGYRNEIDHITVNKRFYLTDVAVVPKFNTRSNHRLLRGRFSFTRRAEKAAKFRERNPRTITIWDLFATLFGFWEDSAMDNNEYDRLVEHLHDCAKKAESFKTTKRRLSLETLELIRLCGAAQATENQELTSELARLCREAIKEDLKETRAEVLAEAGEAGKSIRYARRDFASRKTREQPLHREVGWRKSSTNSTLISSTAMSTCLLTI from the coding sequence atgaccgagacgagacgacgtcaccctctccacgccgtatatgagactggagaagaaatgttattaggaacatgcgacagtagatgTGTCGGTGGAGTTGgagtcctcgtcaacacgagaacggcaaagaacatcgactctttcgaacaacttacgacccgaatcggacgtctgcggatgagaagatgtggtccaacacctgctttgactatcttcgtcgcttacgctccaacctcaagctacgaagaagaggAAGTCGAAGccttctatatggacctggagaagttctaccgagaagatcatgccatctacaaggtcataattggcgagaggctctccgagttcatcatgacgaccaagaccatccatgggaactcacaattccagaagccctcttctctacactggacgtgggagtcacccagtggagggtaccgtaatgaaatagaccacatcacggtcaataaaaggttctacctgacggacgtcgccgttgtaccaaagttcaaTACGAGATCGAACCATCGCCtgctccgaggaagattttccttcacaaggagagcagagaaagccgccaagttcagagagagaaatcccagaactatcactatctgggatctcttcgctacgctattcggcttttgggaagattccgccaTGGACAACAACGAATATGAcaggctcgttgaacaccttcacgactgcgcgaagaaggctgagagttttaaaaccaccaagagacgcttgtctcttgaaactcttgagctgatacgcctgTGTGGAGCAGCACAAGCCACagagaaccaagaactcacgtccgagctcgcaaggctttgcagagaggcgataaaggaagaccttaaagagacaagagcagaagtgctagCTGAAGCTggagaggcggggaaaagcatccgctatgctcgtcgagacttcgccagtcgtaaaacaagagaacaaccattgcatcgagaagtgggatggagaaaatcatctacgaattctactctgatctcttcgacagccatgtccacttgcctcctcaccatctga